The Moraxella osloensis genome contains a region encoding:
- a CDS encoding phospholipase domain-containing protein: MTTILTVGDTSVLQFLEARFGVKETNISPYRRAMLGDLTSAFNFKEPNNEVLPMLAGKKTRQDADTLRSNQEKLPQISVPANQVMPKQATGYQPSRALPYRLHTTAHVDSQNVGLVFANTGTAGCVFHVYNKLDLNRIPRRYAVEAGKQLNDTWSVNTDGLYDLWVLSNNGYHRHFVGNTLSKNKAEIRVCYDVANGNVYVDIMNQSATALTFIITPKAYFDSTKAMQVMIAAGKEQQVHWDLTDSGRWYDFEVTIKEDANWLRRFAGHVETGEHGITDPAMGL, translated from the coding sequence GTGACAACTATTCTGACAGTGGGGGATACATCCGTTTTACAGTTTTTAGAGGCACGTTTTGGGGTAAAAGAAACCAACATTTCACCTTATCGCCGTGCCATGCTTGGTGATTTGACCTCTGCTTTTAACTTTAAAGAACCAAACAACGAAGTACTACCAATGTTGGCTGGTAAAAAGACCCGTCAGGATGCCGACACGTTGCGTAGCAATCAAGAAAAATTGCCACAAATTAGTGTCCCTGCCAATCAAGTGATGCCCAAACAAGCCACCGGTTATCAACCTTCTCGCGCTTTGCCATATCGATTGCACACCACGGCACATGTGGATAGTCAAAACGTGGGCTTAGTATTTGCCAATACAGGCACAGCAGGCTGCGTGTTTCATGTGTATAACAAATTGGATTTGAACCGTATCCCACGCCGTTATGCAGTGGAAGCAGGTAAACAGTTAAATGATACTTGGTCGGTCAATACCGATGGGTTGTATGACCTATGGGTATTGTCCAATAATGGTTATCACCGTCATTTTGTTGGCAATACTTTAAGCAAAAACAAAGCAGAAATCCGTGTCTGCTACGATGTTGCCAATGGCAATGTCTATGTTGATATCATGAATCAATCTGCAACCGCGCTGACCTTTATCATCACCCCAAAAGCGTATTTTGACAGCACTAAAGCAATGCAAGTTATGATTGCCGCAGGTAAAGAACAACAAGTGCATTGGGATTTAACAGATAGCGGCCGTTGGTATGATTTTGAGGTGACAATAAAAGAAGATGCCAACTGGTTACGCCGTTTTGCTGGACATGTTGAGACGGGTGAACACGGTATTACTGATCCTGCGATGGGTCTTTAA
- a CDS encoding IS3 family transposase (programmed frameshift) — protein sequence MAQYSAERKQAILNKLLSPELISIAQLARDEHIAEQTLYNWRNRAKQQGKAVPTNDKTKDLSPETKLTIIIDTAKLNETELAEYCRSKGLYPEQIAQWKTQTLTGFSTSEQQTRLNRKQQQADQKQIKQLKQEIKRKDKALAEAAAILILPKKAQCPMGGGRGRMTTLAQRQQLITLIDQATDKGARLHIACSEVSISKRTYRRWKADKDNTGDKRPIAVRPAPSNKLSDIERQAILDACNEPRFASLPPSQIVPTLLDEGIYHASESSFYRVLKAHNQLQPRGRAKAPNPRKPPDTFIATKPCQVFCWDITYLPSTVRGQFYYLYMIEDVYSRKIVGFEVYDREAGDLAAKLLERTLLNEKAIGTGVILHSDNGAPMKSQTLRMKAYELGVLTSYSRPRVSNDNPFAESVFRTVKYAPSFPEYGFDSLDNARVWVIDFVSWYNNEHKHSGLNFVTPNERHTLKDGDILARRESVLVMAKQENPARWNGRAVRNCSPVEPTALNPVRLSTRVNATEVLVA from the exons ATGGCACAATACAGTGCAGAACGCAAACAAGCAATATTAAACAAACTGCTATCGCCTGAACTAATTAGCATAGCGCAATTAGCCCGAGACGAACACATCGCCGAACAAACCCTATATAATTGGCGAAACCGAGCCAAACAACAAGGGAAAGCCGTGCCGACCAACGATAAAACCAAAGACTTAAGCCCTGAGACCAAGCTCACCATCATTATTGACACTGCCAAGCTTAACGAAACTGAGCTTGCCGAATACTGTCGCAGCAAAGGGCTCTACCCTGAACAAATCGCCCAATGGAAAACACAGACCCTCACAGGCTTTAGCACAAGCGAACAACAAACCCGCCTAAATCGAAAACAGCAGCAAGCCGACCAAAAACAAATCAAACAACTCAAACAAGAAATCAAACGCAAAGACAAAGCGCTTGCGGAGGCAGCTGCCATACTGATCTTGC CGAAAAAAGCTCAATGCCCTATGGGGGGAGGACGAGGACGAATGACCACTCTTGCACAGCGGCAACAACTCATTACCCTCATTGACCAAGCTACCGACAAAGGCGCAAGACTTCACATCGCCTGCAGCGAGGTTAGCATTAGTAAACGCACCTATCGACGCTGGAAGGCGGACAAAGACAACACAGGGGATAAGCGCCCCATCGCTGTTAGACCTGCCCCGAGTAATAAACTAAGTGACATAGAACGCCAAGCCATCCTTGATGCCTGTAATGAACCCCGCTTTGCCAGTCTACCGCCGAGCCAAATCGTTCCCACCCTACTTGATGAAGGCATTTATCATGCCTCAGAATCAAGCTTTTACCGTGTTTTAAAGGCGCACAACCAACTTCAGCCTCGAGGACGTGCCAAAGCCCCTAATCCTCGTAAACCGCCAGATACGTTTATTGCCACCAAGCCTTGCCAAGTGTTTTGTTGGGATATCACTTATTTACCAAGTACGGTACGTGGACAGTTTTATTATCTGTATATGATTGAGGATGTCTATAGCCGTAAGATTGTAGGTTTCGAGGTGTATGACAGGGAAGCGGGTGATTTAGCTGCTAAACTACTAGAACGTACCCTGCTTAATGAGAAAGCGATTGGGACAGGGGTGATACTGCATTCGGATAATGGGGCGCCGATGAAGTCGCAAACCCTGCGAATGAAAGCCTATGAGCTTGGGGTGTTAACCTCTTATAGCCGTCCTCGGGTGAGTAATGATAATCCGTTTGCCGAGTCGGTGTTTCGTACCGTTAAATACGCACCAAGTTTCCCTGAGTATGGCTTTGATAGTTTAGACAATGCTCGTGTGTGGGTGATTGATTTTGTTAGTTGGTATAATAATGAGCATAAGCATAGTGGGTTAAATTTCGTGACGCCAAACGAGCGTCATACGCTTAAAGATGGCGATATTCTAGCAAGACGTGAGTCGGTGCTTGTGATGGCAAAGCAGGAAAATCCTGCTCGCTGGAATGGTAGAGCGGTGAGAAATTGTTCGCCTGTTGAGCCAACAGCCCTTAATCCTGTGCGTTTATCTACACGGGTTAATGCCACTGAGGTTTTAGTCGCTTGA
- a CDS encoding Fic family protein, with protein MITRQEWMDLLGLKDSRNFRKVYLNPALTAGLIEMTIPDKPNSPNQQYRLTTLGKAVVK; from the coding sequence GTGATAACTCGTCAAGAATGGATGGACTTGTTAGGTTTAAAGGACAGCCGAAACTTTAGAAAAGTATACCTTAATCCCGCCCTAACAGCAGGGTTGATTGAAATGACCATCCCCGATAAGCCCAATAGCCCTAACCAACAATACCGTCTTACTACACTAGGTAAAGCAGTAGTGAAATAA
- a CDS encoding ATP-binding protein — MMIFIAIEEAVVNAVYHRSYEERNPIEIRIYPDEIIILSYPGADRSIRLDDLQAGRAVTRRYRNRRIGEFLKELDLTEGRSTGVPKILRAMKKNGSPMPTFETDDERTYFLVKLPIHQKAMLDESVIEQNTFTPQATPQATPKL; from the coding sequence ATGATGATATTCATTGCGATTGAAGAAGCAGTGGTCAATGCGGTATATCACCGCTCTTATGAAGAACGCAATCCCATCGAAATCCGCATTTATCCTGATGAAATCATCATATTAAGCTATCCAGGTGCAGACCGTTCTATTAGGCTTGATGACTTGCAAGCAGGACGTGCTGTAACAAGGCGTTATCGTAATCGACGTATTGGTGAATTCTTAAAGGAGTTGGACTTAACCGAAGGTCGCTCAACAGGTGTTCCCAAAATTTTACGAGCCATGAAAAAGAATGGTTCGCCTATGCCAACTTTTGAGACGGATGATGAACGCACCTATTTCTTAGTAAAATTACCCATTCATCAAAAAGCAATGCTAGATGAAAGCGTGATTGAGCAAAATACATTTACCCCCCAAGCTACCCCCCAAGCTACCCCCAAGCTATAA
- a CDS encoding DEAD/DEAH box helicase, with protein sequence MPKSITTLANLLHKFNSQTISRSLEYVSKIDLGSLQRSETAQTTQLQADIKGTKKYHTQIAYHKASQRIIQSDCTCPVGSFCKHGAALARLLQAQEKQTRDAGGKRLSSDQQFIQELLQQITELPNSSDYHALKEALTNSFNAPNSNHLTVSKRHDEASLWLKNLRQDLKQLAKTQKNPSATSEPSPFVYLIEHKFGQLQLELIKVRRIKSGEIREAKTYTQYSNLYYSYSIPITTKALFTQIYDHVKAQDRAAFAQHSMIANDLPLNLLQQLINDKILYDKAHWDKDWREAQFHPITWTDDVLTLEIQWQQNRQQQGEKLEFGLLDSEQHRYGFGQTENFDVLFTQPLTFINRVKSQIGWVNAETIGDMPNDVLYRLLTMPVIPKAMANDVAEVLSSHQITHKLPKPKNLQPIEKIYGTPQPIIRFGHIDTQQLPYNMRRDYWQQQWIDKQYVKAELSFTYETGEIPARMDAEIPFFTTQKNGKRYQQYRDIKAENKAIRGLKKQCNTFEWLKIGSSVSRHQATIEHNQALSTLLPIDKFRDIGWQVEHLADSPINADLSQNLELLVEPLTGENGDDGNHWFEVGATISDSDGHRYDLLNIVAYLLEQYPYLMHKNIEQLFDKDHLFAINVGNGRPALAVAFKDILPILQNLTHLLSQHERKIDRYDAQQLVDLEHTLGMAWQMPEKLKTFSEKLKAGYQSNLPTPQGFHGELRPYQQQGLAWLQFLAQTEHGGILADDMGLGKTAQTLAHILMEKQAGHLTERPVLIVAPTSLMHNWQKETEKFTPELSVLLLHGANRHDDFDKIKQHDIVLTTYPLVVRDKELLKTHQFHQIILDEAQNIKNPHSKSAQVLRSLTAKHRLCLTGTPMENHLGELWSLFYFLMPGFLGSQDVFNKHYRHPIEKKGDNRKRERLVNRIKPFMLRRLKTDVAKELPPKTTIEVNIDMNDEQSKLYEAVRATMQDSIKQIIAQQGFKRSQIQILDALLKLRQVCCHPSLLNLDSLPKGKSAVKSKAMHSAKLDYLIETVTDMVAEGRKVLIFSQFTSMLALIEQRLQSENIGFSKLTGQTKKRSEAIEAFQSGQVPVFLISLKAGGVGLNLTTADTVIHYDPWWNPAAEDQASDRAWRIGQDKPVFVYKLITNQSIEEKILDMQKNKAELAQSILSTDHEGDIKLSEDELLGLFDKFL encoded by the coding sequence ATGCCAAAATCTATCACCACCCTCGCCAATTTACTGCATAAATTTAATAGCCAGACTATCAGTCGTAGTCTTGAGTATGTCAGTAAAATTGACCTAGGCAGCCTTCAGCGCAGCGAAACCGCCCAAACCACGCAACTGCAAGCGGACATTAAAGGCACCAAAAAGTACCATACCCAAATTGCCTATCACAAAGCAAGCCAGCGTATCATCCAAAGTGATTGTACCTGCCCTGTCGGCAGTTTTTGCAAGCACGGTGCAGCTTTGGCACGTTTATTACAAGCGCAAGAAAAGCAAACCCGCGATGCTGGTGGCAAGCGACTATCCAGCGATCAGCAATTTATCCAAGAGTTACTACAACAAATCACTGAACTGCCCAATTCATCGGATTATCACGCCCTAAAAGAGGCGTTAACCAATAGCTTCAACGCACCCAACTCTAACCATCTTACTGTTAGCAAACGCCATGATGAAGCCAGTCTTTGGCTCAAAAACTTACGGCAAGACTTGAAGCAATTGGCTAAAACCCAAAAAAACCCCAGCGCCACTAGCGAGCCCTCGCCCTTTGTCTATCTAATTGAACATAAATTTGGTCAATTACAGCTTGAGCTTATCAAAGTTCGCCGTATCAAATCAGGCGAAATCCGTGAGGCTAAAACCTATACACAGTACAGCAATCTTTATTACAGCTACTCAATTCCTATTACTACCAAAGCCTTATTTACTCAAATTTATGACCATGTCAAAGCTCAAGACCGTGCCGCTTTTGCGCAGCATAGTATGATAGCGAACGACCTCCCGCTAAACTTATTACAGCAGCTTATCAACGATAAAATTTTGTATGATAAAGCCCACTGGGATAAGGATTGGCGAGAAGCGCAGTTTCACCCTATCACTTGGACGGATGATGTTTTAACCCTAGAAATCCAGTGGCAACAAAATAGACAACAACAGGGTGAAAAACTTGAGTTTGGCTTATTAGACAGCGAACAACATCGTTATGGTTTTGGGCAAACCGAAAATTTTGATGTGCTATTTACCCAACCTTTGACCTTTATAAACCGAGTAAAAAGCCAAATCGGCTGGGTCAATGCGGAGACAATCGGTGATATGCCAAATGACGTATTATATCGATTGCTGACTATGCCTGTGATTCCCAAAGCCATGGCAAATGACGTAGCAGAGGTTTTATCCAGCCATCAAATAACGCACAAACTACCCAAACCTAAAAATCTGCAACCGATTGAAAAAATCTATGGGACGCCACAGCCTATCATTCGCTTTGGTCATATTGATACGCAGCAATTGCCCTACAATATGCGACGAGACTACTGGCAACAGCAATGGATAGACAAACAATATGTCAAAGCCGAGCTTAGCTTTACCTATGAAACCGGTGAAATCCCTGCCCGAATGGACGCTGAAATCCCATTTTTTACTACCCAAAAAAATGGTAAACGTTATCAACAATACCGAGATATTAAAGCGGAAAACAAAGCCATACGGGGGTTAAAAAAACAATGTAACACCTTTGAATGGCTCAAAATCGGCTCAAGTGTCAGCCGACATCAAGCCACCATTGAGCACAATCAAGCCTTAAGTACCTTATTACCCATCGATAAATTCCGTGATATCGGCTGGCAGGTCGAGCATTTAGCCGATAGCCCAATTAACGCTGACCTTTCCCAAAACCTAGAATTGCTTGTTGAGCCTTTGACAGGCGAAAACGGTGATGATGGCAATCATTGGTTTGAAGTCGGAGCAACAATCAGTGATAGCGATGGGCACCGGTACGATTTACTGAATATCGTGGCATACTTGCTAGAGCAATATCCTTATCTGATGCATAAAAATATCGAGCAACTGTTTGACAAAGACCATCTATTCGCCATTAACGTGGGCAATGGTCGCCCCGCATTGGCAGTGGCTTTTAAAGATATTTTGCCAATTTTGCAAAATTTAACCCATCTGTTATCACAACATGAGCGAAAAATTGATAGGTATGACGCTCAGCAGTTAGTTGACCTTGAGCATACCCTGGGTATGGCATGGCAAATGCCAGAAAAACTTAAAACTTTTAGCGAAAAACTTAAAGCAGGCTATCAGTCAAATTTACCTACGCCTCAAGGCTTTCATGGTGAACTTAGACCCTATCAACAGCAAGGTTTAGCTTGGTTGCAGTTTTTGGCACAGACTGAACATGGCGGTATATTAGCTGATGACATGGGGCTGGGCAAAACCGCCCAAACGCTGGCTCATATCCTCATGGAAAAACAAGCAGGGCATTTGACCGAGCGACCTGTACTCATCGTTGCACCCACGTCGCTCATGCACAACTGGCAAAAAGAAACCGAAAAATTCACCCCAGAGTTGTCGGTTTTGCTACTGCATGGGGCAAATCGCCATGATGATTTTGACAAAATCAAACAGCATGACATCGTCCTCACTACCTATCCGCTCGTGGTGCGAGATAAAGAGCTGTTGAAAACTCACCAATTCCACCAAATCATTCTTGATGAAGCGCAAAACATCAAAAATCCCCACAGTAAATCGGCGCAAGTGCTACGCTCACTCACCGCCAAACATCGTCTGTGTTTGACAGGCACGCCGATGGAAAATCATCTAGGCGAACTGTGGTCACTGTTTTATTTTCTGATGCCAGGGTTTTTGGGCAGTCAAGACGTGTTTAACAAACACTACCGCCATCCGATTGAGAAAAAAGGCGATAACCGAAAACGGGAACGACTGGTCAATAGAATCAAACCCTTCATGCTTCGACGTTTAAAAACCGACGTTGCGAAAGAACTACCGCCCAAAACCACCATCGAAGTCAATATTGACATGAATGACGAGCAGTCCAAGCTGTATGAAGCGGTGCGAGCCACCATGCAAGACAGTATCAAACAAATCATCGCCCAGCAAGGTTTTAAACGCAGTCAAATTCAGATTTTAGATGCCTTGCTCAAATTACGTCAAGTCTGTTGTCATCCTAGCTTGTTAAATTTAGATAGCTTGCCGAAGGGTAAAAGCGCGGTCAAATCCAAAGCCATGCACTCTGCCAAACTCGATTATCTGATAGAAACCGTCACCGATATGGTGGCTGAGGGACGGAAAGTTCTGATATTTTCTCAATTTACCAGTATGCTTGCCCTAATCGAGCAGCGACTGCAGAGTGAAAACATCGGCTTTAGCAAGCTAACCGGGCAAACCAAAAAACGTAGTGAGGCGATTGAGGCATTCCAATCGGGGCAAGTGCCTGTGTTTTTGATTAGCCTAAAAGCGGGCGGCGTGGGACTAAACTTGACCACCGCTGACACGGTGATTCATTATGACCCTTGGTGGAACCCTGCCGCCGAAGACCAAGCCTCTGATAGGGCATGGCGGATTGGGCAAGACAAACCTGTGTTTGTGTATAAACTCATCACCAACCAAAGCATTGAAGAGAAAATCTTAGATATGCAAAAAAATAAAGCCGAACTTGCTCAATCTATCCTAAGCACCGACCATGAGGGCGATATCAAGCTGAGTGAAGATGAGCTGCTAGGGTTGTTTGACAAGTTTTTATGA
- a CDS encoding EamA family transporter, giving the protein MALLLLPMTYQTYAKAFTMPAITWLWVMGLSLVGTVIPFFLYMSALHKLPATKASVFTVFEPFTAIVLSIVLLHQSLNGMQYSGMVLILLATLLNSIKLPLQRHRQLTEVDTQV; this is encoded by the coding sequence ATGGCTTTATTATTGCTACCGATGACCTATCAAACCTATGCCAAAGCCTTCACCATGCCTGCCATCACTTGGTTGTGGGTGATGGGGCTCAGTCTAGTGGGTACCGTGATTCCGTTTTTCTTGTATATGTCAGCCCTGCATAAACTCCCTGCGACCAAAGCCTCAGTATTCACCGTGTTTGAGCCGTTTACCGCGATTGTATTGTCGATCGTATTACTGCACCAATCGCTCAATGGCATGCAGTACTCAGGGATGGTATTAATCCTTTTAGCCACCCTCCTAAATTCTATCAAACTGCCCTTGCAGCGTCATCGACAACTCACAGAAGTCGATACTCAAGTCTAA
- a CDS encoding urease accessory protein UreD: MAWHSVLTLAFDAQHAGEHARTNLVQRHHQGALRVQKALYPESGEQQGICHVIMLYPPAGIALGDKLDIDIGVKHHAHAVITTPGANKWYGNLPSYTANKQTDDSPSARKTQETKKNQETQENSNSYAVQNVTVYLQDDSRFEWLPQENCFYNASFAHATNQFFISPAASVIAWEINLLGREYHGERYSTGEMRLSNLFWRVDEQPKLLLADTLHHCAEHDWFGSAVGLNNHSVFASLWVVPSVDAQKQLIEWVKQLRLFIDHHSLPVSCTQTGEVMIIRYLGDDVRQCFDSFGAVRGEIRTLMWQQDSHLPRIWAT, translated from the coding sequence ATGGCTTGGCACTCAGTCCTTACCTTAGCTTTTGACGCCCAACATGCGGGTGAGCATGCTCGCACCAATTTGGTACAACGCCACCACCAAGGCGCCTTGCGGGTACAAAAAGCCTTGTATCCTGAAAGCGGTGAACAGCAAGGTATTTGTCATGTCATCATGCTGTATCCGCCTGCTGGCATCGCCTTAGGCGATAAACTCGATATTGACATTGGCGTAAAACATCACGCCCACGCTGTGATTACCACGCCCGGGGCAAATAAATGGTACGGCAATTTACCAAGTTACACCGCTAACAAGCAAACCGATGATAGCCCATCAGCCAGAAAAACCCAAGAAACCAAAAAAAACCAAGAAACTCAAGAGAATTCAAATAGTTATGCTGTTCAAAATGTCACGGTTTATCTACAAGATGACAGCCGTTTTGAATGGCTACCGCAAGAAAACTGTTTTTATAACGCAAGTTTTGCCCATGCCACCAATCAGTTTTTTATCAGCCCAGCTGCCAGTGTTATCGCTTGGGAAATTAACCTGTTAGGGCGAGAGTATCATGGCGAGCGCTACAGTACAGGCGAGATGCGGTTATCAAACCTATTTTGGCGCGTGGATGAGCAGCCCAAATTGCTGCTTGCTGATACCTTACATCACTGTGCCGAACACGATTGGTTTGGCTCAGCCGTGGGTCTCAATAACCATAGCGTCTTTGCGAGCTTATGGGTTGTGCCAAGCGTTGATGCGCAAAAACAGCTGATTGAATGGGTCAAGCAATTACGCTTATTTATCGACCACCATAGCTTGCCTGTCTCTTGCACCCAAACAGGCGAGGTGATGATTATTCGCTATTTGGGGGATGATGTCCGCCAATGTTTTGACAGTTTTGGTGCAGTTCGTGGTGAGATTCGCACTTTAATGTGGCAACAAGACAGTCATTTGCCCCGAATTTGGGCAACCTAA
- the ureA gene encoding urease subunit gamma: MHLTPAEKDKLLIFTAGLVAERRKQRGLKLNYPEAIAYISMLVLEGAREGKTVAQLMGEGTTWLRVEDVMDGIAEMIDDVQVEATFPDGTKLVTIHQPIV; encoded by the coding sequence ATGCATTTAACCCCCGCCGAAAAAGATAAATTACTCATTTTTACCGCAGGACTGGTTGCCGAGCGCCGCAAACAACGTGGCTTAAAACTTAACTATCCAGAAGCAATAGCCTATATCAGTATGTTGGTGCTCGAAGGCGCAAGAGAGGGCAAAACAGTGGCACAGTTGATGGGCGAAGGCACCACGTGGCTTAGGGTTGAGGATGTGATGGATGGTATCGCCGAGATGATTGACGATGTGCAAGTGGAAGCCACCTTTCCAGATGGTACCAAACTGGTGACCATTCACCAACCGATTGTGTAA
- the ureC gene encoding urease subunit alpha has translation MKVGEYKLKDQAIILNEGRAVQTILVKNTGDRPIQIGSHYHFAEANDALAFDRDKALGFRLNILSGTAVRFEPGQARTVELVEFGGNKAIFGFAGRVMGQATASVDTASLPKSQKTVPRQMYAEHFGLTVGDKLRLADTELWLEVEKDFTSYGEEVKFGGGKVIRDGMGQGQRPFAEVADTVITNALILDYTGIYKADVAIKDSRIWAIGKAGNPDIQPNVTIAIGASTEIIAGEGKILTAGGIDTHIHFIAPQQAEVALMSGVTTMIGGGSGPAQGTLATTCTNGKYHIETMLKALDDMPMNIGLLGKGNVSLPQPIIEQIEAGVVGLKLHEDWGTTPQAIDNCLSVAEEYDVQVAIHTDTLNESGYLESTLNAFKDRCIHTFHTEGAGGGHAPDILRAIGEPHVLPSSTNPTRPFTINTIDEHLDMLMVCHHLSPAIAEDIAFAESRIRQETIAAEDILHDLGAISMMSSDSQAMGRVGEVIIRTWQTADKMKRQRGFLAPDTVSQNASNIGLHDIDPVTEDTVTEDTVTENDNFRIKRYIAKYTINPAITHGIAEEVGSVEVGKWADLVLWSPKFFGVKPDTILKGGSIAAYPMGDINASIPTPQPVHYRPMFASLGKATHQTSITFVSKIAFDNNIQHKLGLQKVIRPVQGIRNIRKKDMRFNSYCPEMSINPETYEVRADGQLLTCEPSAVLPMAQRYFLF, from the coding sequence ATGAAAGTTGGCGAATATAAGCTAAAAGACCAAGCCATTATCCTGAATGAAGGGCGCGCCGTCCAAACTATTTTGGTCAAAAATACCGGCGACAGACCGATTCAAATCGGCTCTCACTACCATTTTGCCGAAGCCAATGACGCACTGGCGTTTGACCGTGACAAGGCGCTTGGGTTTCGCTTAAATATCTTATCGGGTACAGCAGTGCGTTTTGAGCCCGGGCAAGCGCGAACAGTTGAACTGGTCGAGTTTGGTGGCAACAAGGCGATTTTTGGGTTTGCTGGGCGGGTGATGGGGCAAGCCACCGCATCTGTGGATACTGCAAGTTTACCAAAATCACAAAAAACCGTACCCCGCCAAATGTATGCCGAGCATTTTGGCTTAACCGTGGGCGATAAACTGCGTCTTGCTGATACCGAGCTGTGGCTCGAAGTGGAAAAAGACTTTACCAGCTATGGTGAAGAGGTCAAATTTGGTGGTGGCAAAGTGATTCGTGATGGCATGGGGCAAGGGCAGCGCCCGTTTGCTGAGGTGGCTGACACCGTGATTACCAACGCGCTTATCTTGGATTATACCGGGATTTATAAAGCCGATGTGGCGATAAAAGACAGCCGAATTTGGGCGATTGGCAAGGCGGGCAACCCCGATATTCAGCCCAATGTCACCATTGCTATTGGCGCAAGCACTGAGATTATTGCAGGTGAAGGCAAAATTTTGACCGCGGGCGGGATTGATACGCATATTCACTTTATCGCGCCACAGCAGGCGGAAGTTGCGTTGATGTCTGGGGTGACCACCATGATTGGCGGTGGTTCAGGGCCTGCGCAAGGTACACTTGCCACCACCTGCACCAACGGCAAATACCATATCGAAACCATGCTCAAAGCCCTTGATGATATGCCCATGAACATTGGGCTACTGGGCAAAGGCAATGTCAGCTTGCCGCAGCCGATTATCGAGCAAATCGAAGCGGGCGTGGTCGGGCTAAAACTGCATGAAGACTGGGGCACCACGCCGCAAGCGATTGATAACTGCTTGAGCGTTGCCGAAGAGTATGATGTGCAAGTGGCGATTCACACCGATACGCTCAACGAAAGTGGCTATCTAGAAAGCACGCTAAATGCCTTTAAAGACCGCTGTATTCACACCTTTCACACCGAAGGCGCAGGCGGCGGGCACGCCCCTGATATTTTGCGGGCGATTGGCGAGCCGCATGTGTTGCCGTCTTCGACCAACCCCACGCGTCCGTTTACCATCAACACCATTGATGAGCATCTCGACATGCTGATGGTCTGTCACCATTTGAGCCCTGCGATTGCCGAAGATATCGCCTTTGCTGAGAGCCGTATCCGCCAAGAAACCATCGCCGCTGAAGATATTTTGCACGATTTGGGGGCAATCTCGATGATGAGTAGCGACTCGCAAGCGATGGGACGGGTGGGCGAGGTAATTATCCGCACTTGGCAAACGGCGGATAAAATGAAGCGCCAACGTGGATTTTTAGCACCTGATACAGTGAGCCAAAATGCGTCTAATATTGGGCTTCATGACATCGACCCAGTGACAGAAGATACAGTGACCGAAGATACAGTGACAGAAAATGACAATTTTCGCATTAAACGCTATATCGCCAAATACACCATCAATCCCGCTATTACCCACGGTATTGCTGAGGAAGTCGGTTCGGTAGAAGTCGGTAAATGGGCGGATTTGGTGCTATGGTCGCCCAAATTCTTTGGGGTAAAACCTGACACGATTTTAAAAGGTGGTAGCATCGCCGCTTACCCGATGGGCGATATCAATGCCTCCATCCCAACCCCGCAGCCGGTGCATTATCGTCCGATGTTCGCAAGCCTTGGTAAAGCCACCCACCAAACCAGTATCACCTTTGTATCCAAAATCGCCTTTGACAACAATATCCAACATAAGCTCGGTTTGCAAAAAGTGATTCGACCCGTGCAGGGTATTCGTAACATTCGCAAAAAAGATATGCGGTTTAATAGCTATTGCCCCGAGATGTCGATCAACCCAGAAACCTATGAAGTACGTGCCGATGGTCAGCTTCTCACTTGCGAGCCGTCGGCTGTGTTGCCAATGGCACAGCGTTATTTTTTATTTTAA